The following coding sequences lie in one Thermovirga sp. genomic window:
- a CDS encoding ATP--guanido phosphotransferase, with protein sequence FSRVMEAREALELLSLVRMGSGMGILPSVRVGTMNALLMDIQKAHIQARSSEELSPEELGVKRSEILRKALAPVEDES encoded by the coding sequence GTTTTTCAAGGGTCATGGAAGCCAGGGAAGCCCTGGAACTGCTTTCCCTGGTGAGGATGGGTTCCGGCATGGGCATCCTTCCCTCTGTGCGTGTCGGCACAATGAACGCCCTCCTCATGGATATCCAGAAGGCCCATATACAGGCCAGGTCCTCCGAAGAGCTCTCTCCGGAAGAACTGGGAGTAAAACGATCGGAAATACTAAGGAAGGCTCTCGCTCCCGTTGAAGACGAAAGTTGA